A stretch of Salarias fasciatus chromosome 23, fSalaFa1.1, whole genome shotgun sequence DNA encodes these proteins:
- the LOC115381349 gene encoding angiopoietin-related protein 4-like, which translates to MKTPQLLIVLVTILVHAAAGFPTERRGREKHASWDDVNVVAHGLLQLGQGLKEHVDKTKVQMRDVNAKLKAFNGSLVELERRQQEQDEALKSRQEEAEVRERKTSELAEEAMVKVEAVKKETEDIHSRMERLEEVLKGPTLDDNDHDHTGVSFIQFVAAQNKRIDQLVEKIKQQQDKLEKQSVHLQALQSKVSHKRVKSHRRRDEETVLRGAAEQTPTEAGLARDCHNLFVQGQKVSGVYTIQPENSQPFSVFCEMTSEGGWTIIQRRHDGSQSFNQQWDDYKKGFGSLNGEFWLGLDKIHSLSKQGRYVLQVELSDNEGQQQEVRYQFHLDGEQENFALHLGQESPSGLQENIARGVPFSTVDRDNDLAADINCAELLSGGWWFSNCGDSNLNGKYPRRPSVNRRHLFGKQAMFWTRKQGPARPLKTTLLKIAPASTQQ; encoded by the exons atgAAGACGCCCCAGCTACTCATCGTCCTTGTGACCATCTTGGTGCACGCGGCTGCCGGCTTCCCCACCGAGAGGCGAGGCCGGGAGAAGCACGCTTCCTGGGATGATGTGAACGTGGTGGCCCAcggcctcctgcagctcggccAGGGCCTGAAGGAGCATGTGGACAAGACCAAGGTCCAGATGAGAGACGTGAACGCCAAGCTGAAAGCCTTCAATGGCTCACTGGTTGAGCTGGAGAGAAGACAGCAGGAACAAGACGAAGCTCTGAaaagcagacaggaggaggcagaggtgaGGGAGAGGAAGACCTCAGAGCTGGCCGAAGAGGCAatggtgaaggtggaggcgGTGAAGAAGGAGACGGAGGACATCCATTCCAGGATGGAGAGACTGGAGGAGGTGCTGAAGGGGCCGACACTGGACGACAACGACCACGACCACACAGGAGTCTCATTCATCCAG TTTGTGGCTGCTCAGAACAAACGCATCgaccagctggtggagaaaatCAAGCAGCAACAGGACAAACTGGAGAAACAGAGTGTGCATCTGCAGGCACTGCAGAGCAAG gtttCTCACAAGAGAGTGAAATCACACCGACGCAGAGACGAAGAGACCGTCCTGAGGGGCGCGGCCGAGCAGACCCCCACTGAAGCAG GTTTGGCGAGAGACTGTCATAATCTCTTCGTACAAGGCCAGAAAGTGAGCGGCGTTTACACAATCCAGCCCGAGAACTCGCAACCCTTCAGCGTCTTCTGTGAAATGACCTCAG AAGGAGGCTGGACGATCATCCAGAGACGTCATGATGGATCCCAAAGCTTCAACCAACAGTGGGACGACTATAAGAAGGGCTTCGGGAGCCTAAATG GCGAGTTTTGGTTGGGCTTGGACAAAATCCACTCGCTGTCCAAACAAGGCCGCTAcgtcctgcaggtggagctgtcaGACAATGagggacagcagcaggaggtccGCTACCAGTTTCACCTGGATGGGGAGCAGGAGAATTTCGCCCTTCACCTGGGGCAGGAGTCGCCGTCCGGGCTTCAGGAGAACATCGCCAGAGGCGTCCCCTTTTCCACTGTCGACAGAGACAACGACCTCGCCGCGGACATCAACTGTGCTGAGCTGCTCTCAG GTGGTTGGTGGTTCAGCAACTGTGGCGATTCAAACCTCAACGGGAAGTATCCCAGGAGGCCGAGCGTAAACAGGAGACACTTGTTCGGGAAGCAGGCGATGTTCTGGACGAGAAAACAGGGACCAGCCCGCCCGCTCAAGACAACGCTTCTTAAGATCGCACCAgcatcaacacaacagtga